The nucleotide sequence TGGGTATCGGGAATAGAAGGTTTAAACCCCAAAATCCAAACACTAATCTTTAatactccttttttcctcatATTATCCTGTTGGGAATTCTCAAGTATGATTCCTCAGTGGACAACATTCTTAAGGCCTGTTAAAATGAAATAGGAGAAAAGTTAGTCAATAAACATTTAAAATGCAAATTTTTTCATTTGAAAAGTACTTCAGATACAACAATCCATATCAGCTGTTCTTGGTAATTTCGTAATTCAAAAGCCTAGAATGTAATATCTGCTGCCTccattatttgaattatattttctgaaAATCATTTCAGGCTCAACTTATGAAGGCATCAACCAGATTTTATAGAGACAATCTGACATGTTGATTCTCCTCGCACACTAGATGTGTTAAGTGTCAAAATCTCCAACAACTTCATCTCACTGCTAGCGAGTTTGCTCTCAACATGCATGAATAGTTGTTAGACAGAAACCTTGTCTATCACTAATGACGCCGTTATATCCAagtatgctttatttttttttaaaaaaaaaaaggctacAAGACGAAAAAACAGAGGGCTCTCTAATTTCACTGGAAGTCCAGAGAATTGTAACTATCAGAGAAATGACGGGCATTAGGGGTAAGGGGGCACCTTTGGGCATGGTATTGACAAACCCACCCCAAGCTTCCAATCGTTGCCCATAATTCCTATCGCCTCGAGTTTCGACTGCAAATCCTGCAGTCGCTTCGTCAAGACGTCGTCTTGTGACACCGCAACTTCGACTGCTGCAGCAAGACAACTATTAATATCCATAAGGTCATCCTAAAGAAACCGTAAGCTCATAAAATAATTAAGAAGATTCCTGCTCCAAAGTGGAGAAAGATGCGGTCTTTGAGATGAGTACCACCGTCCGCAGCCATGTCGCGGCGAGGCTGACGGGAATAAAAAAAGGCATCGAGAATGTTCGGAACGAAGAGGGTAATTGAAGTAGGCACTGGTGCGGATGGGAAGATGGAGACGGCGATGGAGGAGGAGAGGCGCAGGTGCGGCAGGGACGAAGCATCTCAACGGGAGGTGATTGAAGCCGGACAAGATAAGGGCTTGGGCAGGCCGGCAAGCGACTAGGGGCATTATACTTCTGGCACCAACAAGCCGCCTGCCTTCGTGAACAGGCGGCGAGCTGAGGACGACGGAGTGAGCAAGCGAGACGAGAAGAGGATGCCGAAAAAATGAGGTTTATGAAGCCAGGGCTTACTCTatggaaattatttattttaatctcTCAAATATTAAAACTACACATAATTTAAATTTCAGTTtactccgaaaatttataaaatttttgcgCTTCGTTACATCATCCTTGAAACTTTAAATTATCAAAATACGTAAATTTTTAACTCATCTTCGTATATGAAAGCTCTTCTAATTTTACTTCCAATCGTTGCTATTATTACTTTATTTAACGGAATGGCATGTGATGATTTCGACTCTAAGAAagtgatattatttatttattacattaATATTCTATTTGAATTTAAATAGAATATTCAAATTATATAAAACAGGTGTAGTAAGgtttgaaattttatttataCTAGTGATCATGCACAACGCGTCGCGTGcgtaatataatacattgaaatcatattgaccatttataataaaattatattaattaaagtattttagtattaaaatactaaagtagagtgcttctctatgaaaaaaattaatttaatttaatattatacttatcttagtaaaaaaaattaagaaaagtatattttttaacattgtcggtctaaaatatttatagaaatttctttgatcatagtgttgtcaattttaAGATATAAGACTAAagataactatatttttttatataaaacaatcagagaaaattaatgatgagaaaaattcataataatatgccgcaactgagtctcgaactctagatcactaatTATTTCGcgtgtggaattactaataaatcttagaattatttttagtgtgaatagaaaaaaagatattaacgtaaattcattttaggcttcaccaaagttagttagtaaagggggggattttaaataaaatagtaagataatgaTAACAGTAGtagttagttttgaaaatttttagaagTATCGAAAGTTTAAATTTTTGTGATTTTATTTTTGGCATCTATTAAAGTCCTCATGTTGATATAAATATCTTGTATTTTTGAAATTCTTAATTTTTACTATATCTTtaagtaggggtgtaatcgagtcgaaccgagccgaactcttgaatgtttgagcttggctcgtttataattgagccgagctcgagctttatttaacgaatatattgatagctcacgagcttattcgaacttttatcgagcctaaacgaacttaataagtataaattataaatttaaatattcattaaaaattaaattatatatttagagaaaattataatattcttattataatttataattttattctaataaataaatttaatatatttgtctatatttttcaaaagtagaatgtaaaatctataaatttaatatcaaaactattattttttaaatttaaaagttgattcatgagcttaacgaacgtgttcacgagctaacgaggcAAGTATTgctaagcttgagcttggtttgtttatcttaacgagcctcattaaacgagctcaaaccagtttttatcaaatcgagcttcgaatagttcacgaacggcttggttcatttacacccctatctTTAAGGCTGTAATTGTATTTCTAATCGAAAATGGTAAACAATGATAAATTATTAACTTCAGGTGAGATCCTCTGATCCCATTTATTCTGATCCACTTCTAAATCAGGGACTGTGATACATAAAATTTAATGATCCCACCTACTAAACAAGTAGGGGTCATTGAATCCACCTATCACTACATTTAACGGACCAAGTTCCTAGTGGATCTCTACTCCATTAACCTGCTTCCACTATAGTTGTTGATGTAGTCCCACTTTACCCCCGGGGCTATGGTACAGTGGTAATGATACTTAGTTGTCTTCTAAATATCTACGATTCGATTCTCAATTACGACCTATTTATAGagatttttttctctaaatgagaCTTACAACTAATAGATGAGACTTCTGAACTGTCCGCCGTAAGTGTTTCCTTCTGAGTCATCTATTGTAAGTACTTTCTGATTTATCCTAATAACTGATAGAAAATTTTTGTAAAATCAAATTGATCATCCTAGCATGATTaatcattgtttttttttcatgtaGTCCCCCAAATGATGCCACAAACCTTTTTAAACTAAAAGTTGCAGTCATCCCTCCCAAGGATTTGCAGTCATCATTCTTCATATCTAAGTTCAGCAGGGATCtcctggtccgcaaattgcggaccaggggatggtccactgatctggacctttgatttgaatgaaCCCCACCTTTAAATAAGTGAGGttcattcaaatcaaaggtccatATGTAGTGGACCATCCCCTGATCCATAATTTATGGACCAGGAGATCTGCTCTCATCTAAGTTATTCTTTTTTGCAGACATTTCTCCTGTTTGTGTTTTTGTGAAGTTACGTTTCAGGCCGTTGTCATGTCAAGCCAATGCATATTAGCTAAAACATAGCAGTCAAAATTTACAAGATTTGTAACAATTGAATCAGAAGTTAATACAAtattttaatgaaataaatatttatctGACAATACTGCACGGGTGTCATTCTGAATTTTACAGTTTgccattttatttaaaatattttttaaataaaaaaattatacgttgaaaaaaaaatgacatccttttaatttttgctcaaataaaataaacaaatcatGCTCTGTAATCTGAAAAAATTAAAGAAGCAATGTAACATTCTTCACTTCAAATCAACAAACTTTGATTAGTAACGCAGCTTATTTAGTACAAATAAACGCATCCGTAGTTTGTAAATGCCACAGATTTCCAGATATCGAAAATAAAAAGGAACTAGATTGCTATTTCTCTTCACAATCTATATCAAGTGGAATTTGGAAAGGATGCATGTTATAAATCCAACATTATTTCATTCAAAATTTGTAAACCATATCTTCTGTGTATCCCGCGTCCTTGAGTATCCCTGTGAGCTGCGTAACAAAACACCAGATCAATGAAACCACATCAACCGATTGGCATACTTCGGTTGTAAACTAATTAACCCAATCCAAGGTTTCCTGGTGATAATGTGGACTAAGCATACTAACATAAACCAAAGTTGGAAACTAAATGAAGGTTTAGTTTAAACAAGTAATGTTCTTCTGATCTTGCAGGCAAATTAGTAAAATGGAAAGAGTAAAAAAGATTAGCAAAGTAGATCAATTTTATAATGGATACCTCGCCTTGTGATCTGTCTTTTGCCTTATCTCCAGATATATGCTGCATCAAACCTGGGGGACCACATACCTGCAAACGTGCcacaaatattttatttactagAAAACGCTTCTAGCAAGATCAGTGTTTTCTTAATGATTGTTCTTGTAATAGGAGATAAGTGGTTATTTGTTTGAAAATGCTATAGTTATATTATAAAAAACAAATGATTAGCCTAGGCTCAGCAAGATAGAGAAAGAtagatgtattttttttttttgttgttgttgttagtaATCCAGGTATCCAACTCTTGCAATATGACTAATCCTAGAGGTGAACAGTCCAGCCTCACGAATCGCCCAACAGGTAAATCCAAAAAGCGCAAGTGGGTGGTTCGTTCAAACTCCGCGGGTGTTCAGAAATGCCCAGCATGAGTTTCAAACCCTCACTGCATGGGAAACAACCTTGCCTCTTACCACCACACCTTGCCCCAAGAGGCAAGATGGATGTATTGATGAATAAAGGGAGGGTAGAAAAAGAGAGGATAATAAGTAGTTTTGCAAGGAAATGATTTGTGATAAACAATTACTAGATGATTGAGATCTAGAATAAAAAAGATTGCACTTGGATTAAATTTGTCAGGGAAAAGGTCTTGATGCATCTTAGTTGAAATTATCACAAGTGGTCTAGATAAAGATAGCAAGGAATGCAAATTATACGTAATTTTGAAGTTTTCTCTTCGGATAAACATTATTTTTGGTATGTTtccaaaaaaaatcttatttctgTTTTTTTAAAACCTATGATGTAcgtcttcatcatcatcatcatcaagtcCTGATTTCCCAACTTAACTTCCAGCGATATTCAAGTAAACTATTTTTACAACATCAATTAAAGTTTTCTGTGTTCTTTCTATATCTTACACCTTTCACTCTTTAATTCTTAACCCTATTAGTTTTGAACATGTTGACACCATCTCattcaattttttattattttagtatGTATTAAAACAAACACCAAATTGCTCCGGGATATAGCATTTACTTTTTAGTAAATGTTATAAATCCATCTTAACACAATATCATTTACTTTTTAGTAAATGTTATAAATCCATCTTAACACAATATCATTGTAATGTGTTAAACATCATGTGTTAGACGCGCCTGTGAAATGTATAAGACTTAGAAAGATAGATTCAAAACCAAAACCACCATTGACGTTGAAATAAAGCACCAAAGGTAGAGTcaaaaaggaatttataattcTGGATACCTggattatccaaaaaaaaaaaacaaaaggaattTGTAATTGATTAaaaactataataataataataaaattgtaCTCACAAGTATCAATGTGTCTTCCCCTGGACTGGGTAAGCCTTTCAAGACCATGTCCTTCGATACATATCCTATACCTCCTCGCCAATTTCTGTTAGGTTTATCCACAGTGTAAAATACCTGCAAAGTCACCCACAAAATGATCAATCACATTGAGGTGTTGATATCAGTTTATAGCTAAAAGATTCATCGTAGATCTACCTTAAAATTTGCATAGCTAGCAGATAGTCTGTCAAGTTCATTTTTCAGCAGAATATCATCTGGCGATATGTTGGCATAGATTAAGGATACCTGATTCACCAAGGAGCTATCAAAAGAACCTGAATTAAACTAAATAACAGCCTGTAGATTATTTGAATTTCCACTGTAGTAAACAGCTAGCAAACAATTGGGGGAATGACATTTGACAAGAAGTTTCATGTAAATTCATATAAACTAAGATTTGAGGAAAAAAATAGTTCCAAGATGTATGATTGTCAAATATTTGAGTTCAATTAAAAGAATCTCAAAACTACATCACTATTACTATATAaatatcaaaaattattttaaattataaatttctataatatcCTTTTATGCCATTACCCCTTGCACCTTCAATTCAAAGGATTTGGTTGCCTTTGAACACATTCGGACTATATCTCTCATATTATCACTAAAAAACCAATTTTTCCATAAATATTCCCAATACATTGCTTGCAGCATAGCACTATAGCAAATAACaggtttaaaagaaaactatgaTGGCACGTTTTGTTTGCTGGAATATTATTCCGTTCCCTATGGATTCAAACGGAATGTGTATTTCAGTGTTTTGTGTTTAGTGACAAATTTGAATGAAGAATACCTATTTGTGTCAGAATGTTAATTCCTTGATAACTAAGAACAAGTCAGGATGGATCCTTGCTTGTACTCCCAAAACAAATATTCCAAAACACATGGAATTAGAGCCGTGAATTTGGGTTGGGTCCGTTGGATTGGTCCACCCCGTCaaataatttaagcgggttgggttgaaaATTTTATCATCTCATTTAAAGGCGGTCTAGGCGGGCCAACCTACGCGGGTatggttgaaattttatcaacccatttAAAGACGAGTATAGGCGGACTGACTTGCGCGGGTTGCAGGCCCAAGCGGGCCAGCCCGTGGTGGATTTGGGTTGGTCTCCAGgttgacaagaaaaaaaaattctccaaaacttaaaactaaagtAGAAAACACAATGAGCTCGTAGGCTTGACCCGCCTAATCCGCAacccaaacttaaaattttaaacattttatatatatatatatatatatatatatatatatatatatatatatatatatatatatatatatattatttttgacgGACTCGTGGGCTGACCGGGCTAACCCGCAACCAACTTGGGTTAGGTCGGATTGGGGATTTCACTAGGACGGTGCTGACTCATTTCGCTTGCCTCGCCATATGACGGATTTTTGGTGGGGCCAGCCCGCCTCACCACAGATTGGCCCATTTGACGACACTACATGTAATCTCCTCCATAGTACTTCATTCATCTTGGACTCCAAAAAACTATGTCACCCTCGTACTCTGAACGCCTCATGGACTTGCTGCTGCCTCATTGCTCCTCCAAACCCTATTGTTGTTGTCAAGCAGCTCCTCATTGCCACATGCCACACTCTCTCCTTAGATGATCAGGTAAGCGCTTAACTAATGTAACCCTTTCCCCTGCCCTTCTTTTTAGCCCGAGTATGCTATCAGTTTTGTAGTTTTCCTCTCTTCCCTACTTGTTCGGTTTATATATTCTCCTCTTATTATGTCAAGTATGATCAATGACATTATTGATGCAATGGTATCATTTGGTATATACATCCTCTGGTCTTGCCTATGCTTCAAAcatgttgttaaaagaatgaCTACATTCACTTAAAAAGTGACATGAATAAACTATACATAGAGGCTTGAAAATATGTTTGCACTTGACCAAGCCAAGATAAATTCATGGCAAGGCTTTGCCAAGCAAGAAGACAGTCTCATTAGGTCCAATACTGCCAGGCCATTTCTCAAGCCTATGAATGAGTAAAGCATGCCCATCCCAGAACTATGCATCAGCTAGCCTAAGATCATAATTAGGTTGGCTAGCCTCACATCCAACTTGCACAtaagttcgttggatttgatTTAATCTTGGACCTGTAATTTCTGATAGTATTGCATATTTGGTTCGCACCAAAGTTCATTTGGCCAAGTCACACAACAGCGGGAAACTTAGGCCTATGCCTTCCACAGCCTATCAACATGTCAATCTGAAACATTAGCCCAGTAATGAGCATGTTTCATGCCTGATAGCTTATGAACATATTGATTTCAGCAAAAAAACAGTTGAAGTAAATCACAGAGGGCATTTCCCCTACCACAACGGCATTTTGCATGGGAAAGGTCAGACACCCAACGAGACATTTTG is from Zingiber officinale cultivar Zhangliang chromosome 7B, Zo_v1.1, whole genome shotgun sequence and encodes:
- the LOC122005027 gene encoding uncharacterized protein LOC122005027 isoform X3, encoding MPLVACRPAQALILSGFNHLPLRCFVPAAPAPLLLHRRLHLPIRTSAYFNYPLRSEHSRCLFLFPSASPRHGCGRCSRSCGVTRRRLDEATAGFAVETRGDRNYGQRLEAWGGFVNTMPKGLKNVVH
- the LOC122005027 gene encoding uncharacterized protein LOC122005027 isoform X1, producing the protein MPLVACRPAQALILSGFNHLPLRCFVPAAPAPLLLHRRLHLPIRTSAYFNYPLRSEHSRCLFLFPSASPRHGCGRCSRSCGVTRRRLDEATAGFAVETRGDRNYGQRLEAWGGFVNTMPKARRDTQGRGIHRRYGL
- the LOC122005027 gene encoding uncharacterized protein LOC122005027 isoform X2, whose protein sequence is MPLVACRPAQALILSGFNHLPLRCFVPAAPAPLLLHRRLHLPIRTSAYFNYPLRSEHSRCLFLFPSASPRHGCGRCRSCGVTRRRLDEATAGFAVETRGDRNYGQRLEAWGGFVNTMPKARRDTQGRGIHRRYGL